Proteins from one Corticium candelabrum chromosome 4, ooCorCand1.1, whole genome shotgun sequence genomic window:
- the LOC134178147 gene encoding transmembrane protein 143-like, which produces MEPLRVLSSRIGWRIMSLKDSLTAVVTGSWNKDEDNSFLAVAIADFTHPSDRFIPTTRRELVGRLIQKNDIIAKNEEEKFEQFALALDGVLTSSHHQTLTDLKQYYDPLDPDKDTVSPRKVLERDRLDREFWLLRGLDGLTCKASYYELPRSYLNGLLQEHSTGEGVKVSVNPNNYATLRVWVRSLQDESRQTASRYQRVFGQVVDATRKQMGHKKDGLSNHMYKRVVLAVRHKAAEKLILKVFKEVRCSRLETLLPNGKIKMSNGMRAFLIATAGAAALGLAVRSFSYLGGMQWSYLLFFTSSLVGLRIWLSYRNRRNAYLVSLSRTLYYKSIAHNRGVLTLLVDRAVDEQFKQAILAYVCLLPTTEESLLSFRSGKPLDARDLDHKVAGWLKGTYGAPDIFNCTEALKNLEMLRLLKRDENGQLSVLPLEQALMILPSSPVCFSRWPQASIDEEDEKIELTGQTDVGKQETGWS; this is translated from the exons ATGGAACCTCTTCGTGTTCTCTCTAGTCGCATAGGATGGAGAATTATGTCTTTGAAAGACAGCTTAACGGCTGTCGTTACTGGATCTTGGAATAAAGATGAAGACAACTCATTCCTGGCTGTTGCAATTGCCGACTTTACTCATCCTTCTGATAGATTCATACCCACAACGCGAAGAGAACTAGTCGGAAGACTTATACAGAAAAACGATATCATTGCAAAAAACGAGGAGGAAAAGTTTGAGCAATTTGCTCTTGCTCTGGATGGAGTTCTTACGTCAAGTCATCACCAGACATTGACAGACTTGAAG CAATATTATGATCCTCTTGATCCGGACAAAGACACTGTGTCACCTCGGAAGGTTTTAGAACGAGACAGACTTGATAGAGAATTCTGGCTATTGAGAGGCCTAGATGGATTGACTTGCAAGGCAAGTTACTATGAGTTGCCAAGAAGTTATCTGAATGGTCTGCTACAAGAGCACAGTACAGGAGAAGGTGTGAAG GTTAGTGTGAACCCAAATAACTACGCAACTCTCAGAGTATGGGTTAGAAGCCTGCAAGATGAATCACGTCAGACTGCTTCTCGGTATCAACGTGTTTTTGGTCAAGTTGTAGATGCTACACGGAAACAAATGGGCCACAAGAAAGATGGTCTATCAAACCATATGTACAAACGGGTCGTCCTGGCAGTAAGACACAAAGCTGCAGAGAAACTTATTTTGAAAGTGTTTAAAGAGGTTCGTTGCAGTCGTCTGGAGACTCTACTTCCGAATGGAAAGATCAAGATGAGCAATGGCATGCGGGCGTTTCTCATAGCTACAGCTGGTGCAGCTGCTCTTGGTTTAGCTGTCAGGTCCTTTTCATACTTAGGTGGCATGCAGTGGTCCTACCTATTGTTCTTCACTTCTTCTCTTGTTGGTTTGAGGATCTGGCTCAGTTACCGCAACAGGAGAAATGCATACTTGGTGAGTCTTTCTCGCACTCTGTATTACAAAAGTATTGCTCACAACCGTGGAGTTCTCACATTGCTGGTTGACCGTGCAGTAGATGAGCAGTTCAAGCAAGCAATACTGGCATACGTCTGCCTTCTTCCTACTACAGAAGAGTCTTTGCTCTCTTTTCGGTCTGGTAAACCTTTAGATGCACGAGATCTCGACCACAAGGTTGCTGGATGGTTGAAGGGAACATATGGTGCTCCAGACATATTCAACTGTACAGAGGCATTGAAAAACTTGGAGATGCTACGTCTCTTGAAACGCGATGAGAATGGTCAATTGTCAGTGTTGCCATTAGAGCAGGCTCTAATGATTCTTCCCAGCAGCCCAGTTTGCTTCAGTAGGTGGCCTCAAGCTAGCATAGATGAAGAGGATGAAAAAATTGAGCtgactggacagacagatgtaggCAAGCAAGAAACAGGCTGGTCATAA
- the LOC134178146 gene encoding uncharacterized protein LOC134178146, with the protein MMCSMQPRRLVDVCIDYVCKSFQYYVEEVNDLTSGSGTSHKFASAVVLPLKVVERMLMRLNELNQIENYGLLLLDHCGVSGGLKRVRLPGCFVTTSHLLSSISDFRYLTDINLGFCHGLPANSRAIERFTTSATQLQSLKLNFIDGDLGFELLPFFTAMIDLDLSGTQLSTRHLEVASKAMHCLESLDVSSTQVTLLDGLKAAESLLSLRSLGLHDLVVSSTSSKTESVGQAQSALVSSLGALKKVTHLDVSYPTFSSSASLNGEVFLNAVLTAPPALTEVDVSDIVPDEILKQELEKSPLLTQLKYVGCISLDYKFVTELQAVAPHLSIGSLHCLPRHAGSVLRSQYLKRLLVMQSFMKEDFCRFLLGQVTDNLILTRVGELSLSALWLFRCHSELFASAIYLAACCVYHYGELPQFASLIHGYLEFILADFNSLPEFQHLCLPLLQQCMSSIRKHSGLSVRVSACLVHAVRNFNSQMTCSEYDILQTLHRIVSWNSFDVRSKVNFSIGTLELLISRLKHWSRKPIKERKLAYKEYAVVVTDILADLTDGVLNSSQHFAKLLSRVDCISSLQLSLDAFSFSDSIVWGILCVLGNMAENPAGRLALLCHPSVIPNGVKHLSTASVGDIIPLAACHLLAVLLQADETQWTDRSHSHKDVCCTLMRTLLSLQLYPDQPRNIGYTSIQPLLTMMRCQHVEVCCFGLWMLASMCRSPQDGHCFACLIEDNCSGLDTVHKVDIPDNVPSVFNDCKTDIMDGCKEWLKRK; encoded by the coding sequence ATGATGTGTAGTATGCAGCCACGGAGGCTGGTGGACGTTTGTATTGATTATGTTTGCAAGTCTTTCCAATATTACGTTGAAGAAGTTAATGATCTCACTTCGGGAAGTGGAACATCGCACAAGTTTGCGTCAGCAGTTGTCTTACCTCTCAAAGTAGTCGAACGAATGCTCATGCGTCTCAACGAGCTAAACCAAATAGAAAACTACGGCCTATTACTTCTTGATCATTGTGGTGTATCGGGAGGCCTGAAGAGGGTACGACTGCCGGGCTGTTTTGTCACAACGTCTCACTTGTTGTCGTCAATTTCAGATTTTCGGTATCTTACAGACATAAATTTAGGATTCTGTCACGGTCTCCCTGCTAACAGTAGAGCTATAGAGCGCTTTACAACTTCAGCAACTCAACTCCAGTCACTCAAATTGAATTTCATTGATGGTGATTTAGGTTTTGAACTACTTCCATTCTTTACTGCCATGATAGACCTCGACCTTAGTGGCACTCAGTTGAGCACACGACATCTTGAAGTAGCCAGCAAGGCAATGCACTGCTTGGAGAGTTTGGATGTATCGAGTACACAAGTAACTTTGTTAGATGGCTTGAAAGCTGCGGAATCACTGCTAAGTCTTAGATCATTGGGTCTTCATGACTTGGTTGTGTCGTCAACATCTAGTAAGACTGAATCAGTTGGTCAAGCACAAAGTGCTCTTGTTTCATCATTAGGTGCTCTCAAGAAGGTCACCCATCTCGATGTGTCATATCCCACATTTTCTTCGAGTGCATCTTTAAACGGAGAAGTTTTTTTAAATGCTGTGTTGACAGCACCTCCTGCTTTGACAGAAGTTGATGTTTCAGACATAGTTCCTGATGAGATTCTGAAACAGGAATTAGAAAAGTCACCACTTCTGACTCAACTAAAATATGTTGGTTGTATCTCTTTGGATTATAAATTTGTTACAGAGCTACAGGCTGTTGCTCCTCATTTATCCATCGGCTCTCTGCATTGTCTCCCAAGACATGCTGGTAGTGTGCTTCGATCTCAATATCTAAAACGTCTTTTGGTGATGCAAAGTTTTATGAAGGAGGATTTTTGCAGGTTTCTGCTTGGTCAGGTTACAGATAATCTTATCTTGACTCGCGTGGGAGAACTGTCACTTTCAGCTCTTTGGTTGTTTCGTTGCCATTCTGAGTTGTTTGCATCGGCCATATACCTGGCTGCGTGTTGTGTTTATCATTATGGTGAATTGCCACAATTTGCTTCATTGATTCATGGCTATCTAGAGTTCATTTTGGCTGACTTTAATAGTTTGCCTGAATTTCAGCACTTATGCTTGCCACTGCTACAACAGTGCATGTCAAGTATCAGAAAACATtctggtttgtctgttcgaGTGTCTGCATGTCTTGTTCATGCTGTCAGAAATTTTAATAGCCAGATGACATGTTCTGAGTATGACATACTTCAGACTCTCCACAGAATTGTTTCTTGGAACAGCTTTGATGTTCGTTCAAAGGTTAACTTTTCCATTGGCACTCTAGAGCTGCTCATTTCTCGATTAAAGCATTGGTCGAGGAAACCAATCAAAGAAAGGAAATTAGCATACAAAGAGTATGCGGTTGTGGTGACAGACATTTTGGCAGATTTAACAGATGGTGTGCTGAACTCTAGTCAGCACTTTGCTAAGTTGTTGTCACGTGTAGATTGTATAAGTTCTCTTCAACTATCTCTTGATGCATTTTCATTTAGTGACTCCATTGTGTGGGGTATACTGTGTGTACTTGGCAACATGGCTGAGAATCCAGCAGGACGTCTGGCACTTCTTTGTCATCCATCAGTTATACCAAATGGAGTCAAACACTTGTCAACAGCTTCAGTAGGTGATATTATACCACTAGCAGCTTGTCATCTCCTTGCAGTGCTACTTCAAGCAGATGAAACTCAATGGACTGACAGATCACATTCGCACAAAGACGTTTGTTGTACTCTAATGAGAACATTATTATCACTACAACTGTATCCGGATCAGCCAAGAAACATTGGATATACAAGCATACAACCCCTGTTAACTATGATGCGGTGTCAACATGTTGAGGTTTGTTGTTTTGGATTGTGGATGCTTGCCAGTATGTGTAGAAGTCCACAAGATGGTCATTGTTTTGCGTGTCTTATTGAAGACAATTGTAGTGGTCTTGACACTGTTCATAAAGTAGACATCCCTGACAACGTACCCAGTGTTTTCAATGACTGCAAGACAGATATCATGGATGGATGTAAAGAGTGGTTGAAACGAAAATAG
- the LOC134178270 gene encoding uncharacterized protein LOC134178270 isoform X1, which translates to MLKYNSERNVPHTSSMVRKRHANLQKLTTVTRPSQGKQRGKPLKPGGPPTQGKKVGLTVRQTSQRDREKADEANVVSISELRHILRLAEPLSYEKNERAPVEPNFNEKEQHTHETSAVECRVVSTPRDNVENRVTEKAPVVRSGLPPGHLTKTETVVSSDGIFFPFGSPGGGAPIKTSSGELKADYYQRAVASQQISTVSTKDWTKQDTMLTQNQKLSSQQQGPNNAVNMTSQDVLPQRYGRTVPHAMRSSFFFGTSYGADADTKSLDKRQWLEDLRKQVEDKKAREAAENQRRKVIDEGDALRDMQHQMWQSGSAPCSTAQIVTSSQVYPSVSQLPAAPPAIQTESPDKAFVKGNDERSHQHQYHVLLDSSDIEEKRRRTVEHYQFNQQQLEEKQRIKREHQERLAKEVAIEDARLHREREQLRLQYEREQAAAREREEIAIRRRELLEEQIVAAQAAAAKERHARVRRHVGRISPLEVLTDNRNRTDVELPSSGKVLTLQASRHVFMDSPYVESEKSASIDSMLECDVRAVDATLSMSELCEAMPSTPCDNSEDVKAFQKQASKYQKSTHNNKPTSKKMILSNLKPGKEHQGPTSAGMKVIGGNQRYRQKQSVVEYGSAMKGAKKQEKTRRHTIATVRKPSHVNHSSRLPVPQRRLEGTQFRVKADAVVVDDPARSKDTSSRLQAASSLRCLQEQKKVGSRTIKSQAVERKKSKQQRKSDYQNSDEDKGTAVELNSTVNTLSHAMHDRDSVAGKYVTDGPCESDDVEVCSLPSTGDAYHIPVQRTSVILPRVVDSMSSEASKRHLTHETHDKGMLQNVRARVTSAGGTQSQLLFNSNDKSELVEFKHEQQTVWPHPLQIPSTMSQVLQETRQYLENKRHDSQQEHWQLQPGSNTLQEVNATTSKRQREILSQLAFLRQGLVNKQKQLEEVMRDSS; encoded by the exons ATGTTGAAGTATAATTCAGAG CGAAATGTTCCTCACACCTCCTCGATGGTAAGAAAAAGGCACGCAAATTTACAGAAGCTGACAACAGTGACACGACCTTCTCAGGGGAAGCAACGTGGAAAGCCACTGAAGCCTGGTGGGCCTCCTACTCAAGGCAAGAAAGTCGGCCTCACAGTCCGACAGACGAGCCAGCGAGATCGAGAGAAAGCAGATGAAGCCAATGTAGTTAGTATATCGGAGCTACGCCACATCTTGCGTCTTGCTGAGCCTCTGAGCTATGAAAAGAATGAGAGAGCTCCTGTAGAGCCCAATTTCAATGAAAAGGAGCAACATACGCATGAAACTTCTGCAGTAGAGTGCCGTGTGGTTAGCACGCCACGTGATAATGTAGAAAATCGAGTGACGGAGAAAGCACCAGTCGTTCGAAGTGGGCTGCCTCCTGGTCATTTG ACCAAGACAGAAACTGTTGTGTCTTCTGATGGCATCTTCTTTCCATTTGGCAGTCCTGGTGGAGGAGCTCCCATCAAGACTAGTTCTGGAGAACTAAAGGCTGACTATTATCAAAGG GCTGTTGCTTCTCAACAAATATCTACTGTTTCAACTAAAGATTGGACAAAGCAAGACACTATGCTGACTCAAAACCAGAAGTTGAGCAGTCAGCAACAGGGTCCTAATAATGCGGTTAACATGACATCacaag ATGTCTTACCACAGAGATATGGTCGTACTGTTCCTCATGCCATGAGGTCATCATTCTTTTTTGGT ACTTCTTATGGTGCTGATGCGGACACAAAATCACTTGACAAGCGTCAGTGGTTGGAAGACCTTCGTAAACAAGTAGAGGACAAGAAAGCTCGTGAAGCAGCTGAGAATCAGAGGCGAAAAGTGATAGATGAGGGG GATGCTCTGAGGGACATGCAACATCAGATGTGGCAGAGTGGATCAGCACCGTGTTCTACTGCTCAAATAGTGACTTCTTCTCAagtctatccatctgtttcACAGTTGCCTGCTGCACCACCTGCTATTCAGACTGAATCTCCAGACAAGGCATTTGTTAAAGGCAATGACGAGAG GTCTCATCAGCATCAATATCATGTGCTTCTAGATTCATCTGACATTGAGGAGAAGCGAAGGAGAACTGTAGAGCATtat CAGTTTAATCAGCAGCAATTGGAGGAGAAGCAACGCATAAAACGTGAGCATCAAGAACGTTTAGCAAAAGAGGTAGCAATAGAGGATGCCAGGTTgcacagagagagagaacaaTTGAGACTTCAATATGAAAGAGAACAAGCTGCTgcaagagaaagagaagaaatagCTATAAGAAGACGAGAGCTATTAGAAGAGCAGATAGTGGCAGCTCAAGCTGCAGCTGCaaag GAGAGGCATGCAAGAGTGAGGAGGCATGTTGGTCGTATTTCACCTCTGGAGGTTTTAACAGATAATAGAAACAGAACAG ATGTTGAATTGCCCTCATCTGGAAAAGTGTTGACTTTGCAAGCAAGCCGGCATGTGTTTATGGATAGTCCTTACGTAGAATCTGAGAAGTCAGCATCTATTGACTCCATGCTGGAGTGCGATGTCAGAGCTGTCGATGCAACTTTGTCAATGAGTGAGTTATGTGAGGCAATGCCAAGCACTCCTTGTGATAATTCTGAAGATGTCAAAGCCTTTCAAAAACAGGCAAGTAAATATCAAAAGTCAACTCACAACAATAAGCCAACATCTAAAAAAATGATATTATCAAACCTAAAACCAGGTAAAGAACACCAAGGTCCAACATCAGCAGGCATGAAAGTTATTGGCGGCAATCAGAGATACAGGCAGAAGCAGAGTGTCGTTGAATATGGTAGTGCAATGAAAGGAGCgaaaaaacaagaaaagacaCGAAGACACACAATAGCTACTGTAAGGAAGCCATCACATGTAAATCATTCGTCTCGGTTGCCTGTTCCTCAAAGACGGCTAGAAGGAACTCAATTTAGAGTAAAAGCAGATGCTGTTGTGGTGGATGATCCTGCTAGGAGCAAGGATACATCTTCAAGACTACAAGCTGCCTCTTCTTTACGTTGTTTGCAAGAACAAAAGAAGGTTGGTAGTCGCACGATTAAGTCACAGGCTGTTGAAAGGAAGAAAAGCAAGCAGCAAAGAAAATCTGATTACCAGAATTCTGACGAAGACAAGGGCACTGCAGTAGAGCTTAATTCTACAGTTAACACACTGTCTCATGCCATGCATGACAGAGACTCTGTTGCTGGTAAATACGTGACTGATGGACCGTGTGAGTCAGATGATGTTGAAGTTTGTTCATTACCTTCAACTGGTGATGCTTACCATATCCCAGTTCAAAGGACAAGCGTAATTCTGCCAAGAGTTGTGGACAGCATGAGCTCTGAGGCTTCCAAGAGACACTTGACACATGAGACACATGACAAAGGCATGTTACAGAATGTGCGAGCACGAGTTACAAGTGCTGGTGGCACACAGTCCCAACTGCTCTTCAACAGCAATGACAAAAGTGAACTTGTGGAGTTCAAGCATGAGCAGCAAACTGTTTGGCCACATCCTCTCCAGATACCCAGCACTATGTCGCAAGTGTTACAAGAAACGAGACAATACTTGGAGAATAAAAGACATGACAGCCAGCAGGAGCATTGGCAGTTGCAGCCAGGAAGCAACACATTACAAGAG GTAAATGCCACAACCAgcaagagacagagagagataTTGTCTCAACTTGCTTTCCTGCGTCAG GGccttgtcaacaaacagaagcaGTTGGAGGAAGTAATGAGGGACTCCTCTTAA
- the LOC134178149 gene encoding retinol dehydrogenase 12-like, giving the protein MGARLSYPEVDLKGKVAVVTGGNTGIGYETAKALARMGAHVVIACRSQERAQQAIERIKLELSEAGEVNVEFVQLDLSSLQSARDFTDNFIAKGLPLHLLILNAGIAAVELGRTVDGHEKHFQINYLSHLLITLNLMSVIKSSGPDARIVNVSSYAATFGKFDPSNMDGSQRYSRMGFYGNSKLFQIMSMYFLQRRIAGCGVTISSLHPGAVDTEISRNFQDSTFWKTVTNVVKSVGVLRSPEKGAATTINAAVNPEFKDMEALYFENCKVTQPVRSARDEATQERLWEYSFNLIREYVDTGRLASVGIELPSIPDTENNHEATGSTGEQNLTTTED; this is encoded by the exons ATGGGGGCTCGCTTGTCTTATCCAGAAGTCGATCTGAAAGGAAAGGTGGCTGTTGTGACTGGCGGCAACACTGGCATCGGTTACGAGACTGCAAAAGCGTTGGCCAGGATGGGAGCACACGTTGTAATCGCATGTCGCTCGCAAGAGAGGGCGCAACAG GCTATTGAACGTATAAAGTTGGAACTTTCTGAGGCTGGAGAAGTAAATGTTGAGTTTGTCCAACTTGATCTGTCATCTTTGCAATCTGCTCGAGACTTCACTGACAACTTTATCGCTAAAGGACTGCCTTTGCATCTGTTGATATTGAATGCAGGAATAGCTGCTGTTGAGTTAG GACGGACAGTTGATGGACATGAGAAACATTTTCAGATTAACTACTTGAGTCATCTTCTGATTACTCTTAATCTAATGAGCGTAATAAAATCAAGTGGTCCAGATGCTCGAATTGTTAATGTATCATCATATGCAGCCACCTTTGGCAAGTTTGATCCATCAAATATGGATGGATCTCAGAGATATTCAAGGATGGGCTTCTATGGGAATTCTAAGCTGTTCCAG ATCATGAGTATGTATTTTCTACAACGTCGAATAGCTGGATGTGGGGTTACCATCTCGTCCCTTCATCCTGGAGCTGTTGATACCGAGATCTCTCGCAACTTTCAAGACTCCACATTTTGGAAAACTGTTACCAATGTAGTCAAATCAGTTG GTGTGTTGCGATCACCCGAGAAAGGAGCAGCCACAACCATCAATGCTGCTGTTAACCCAGAATTCAAAGATATGGAAGCTCTTTACTTTGAGAATTGCAAAGTTACTCAACCAGTACGGAGTGCAAG GGATGAAGCTACACAGGAGCGTCTGTGGGAGTACAGTTTTAATTTGATCAGAGAATACGTGGACACTGGGCGGTTGGCTAGTGTTGGCATTGAGCTGCCCTCCATACCAGATACAGAAAACAACCATGAAGCCACAGGCAGTACTGGAGAACAGAATTTGACAACAACAGAAGATTGA
- the LOC134178270 gene encoding uncharacterized protein LOC134178270 isoform X2, whose amino-acid sequence MLKYNSERNVPHTSSMVRKRHANLQKLTTVTRPSQGKQRGKPLKPGGPPTQGKKVGLTVRQTSQRDREKADEANVVSISELRHILRLAEPLSYEKNERAPVEPNFNEKEQHTHETSAVECRVVSTPRDNVENRVTEKAPVVRSGLPPGHLTKTETVVSSDGIFFPFGSPGGGAPIKTSSGELKADYYQRAVASQQISTVSTKDWTKQDTMLTQNQKLSSQQQGPNNAVNMTSQDVLPQRYGRTVPHAMRSSFFFGTSYGADADTKSLDKRQWLEDLRKQVEDKKAREAAENQRRKVIDEGDALRDMQHQMWQSGSAPCSTAQIVTSSQVYPSVSQLPAAPPAIQTESPDKAFVKGNDERSHQHQYHVLLDSSDIEEKRRRTVEHYQFNQQQLEEKQRIKREHQERLAKEVAIEDARLHREREQLRLQYEREQAAAREREEIAIRRRELLEEQIVAAQAAAAKERHARVRRHVGRISPLEVLTDNRNRTDVELPSSGKVLTLQASRHVFMDSPYVESEKSASIDSMLECDVRAVDATLSMSELCEAMPSTPCDNSEDVKAFQKQASKEHQGPTSAGMKVIGGNQRYRQKQSVVEYGSAMKGAKKQEKTRRHTIATVRKPSHVNHSSRLPVPQRRLEGTQFRVKADAVVVDDPARSKDTSSRLQAASSLRCLQEQKKVGSRTIKSQAVERKKSKQQRKSDYQNSDEDKGTAVELNSTVNTLSHAMHDRDSVAGKYVTDGPCESDDVEVCSLPSTGDAYHIPVQRTSVILPRVVDSMSSEASKRHLTHETHDKGMLQNVRARVTSAGGTQSQLLFNSNDKSELVEFKHEQQTVWPHPLQIPSTMSQVLQETRQYLENKRHDSQQEHWQLQPGSNTLQEVNATTSKRQREILSQLAFLRQGLVNKQKQLEEVMRDSS is encoded by the exons ATGTTGAAGTATAATTCAGAG CGAAATGTTCCTCACACCTCCTCGATGGTAAGAAAAAGGCACGCAAATTTACAGAAGCTGACAACAGTGACACGACCTTCTCAGGGGAAGCAACGTGGAAAGCCACTGAAGCCTGGTGGGCCTCCTACTCAAGGCAAGAAAGTCGGCCTCACAGTCCGACAGACGAGCCAGCGAGATCGAGAGAAAGCAGATGAAGCCAATGTAGTTAGTATATCGGAGCTACGCCACATCTTGCGTCTTGCTGAGCCTCTGAGCTATGAAAAGAATGAGAGAGCTCCTGTAGAGCCCAATTTCAATGAAAAGGAGCAACATACGCATGAAACTTCTGCAGTAGAGTGCCGTGTGGTTAGCACGCCACGTGATAATGTAGAAAATCGAGTGACGGAGAAAGCACCAGTCGTTCGAAGTGGGCTGCCTCCTGGTCATTTG ACCAAGACAGAAACTGTTGTGTCTTCTGATGGCATCTTCTTTCCATTTGGCAGTCCTGGTGGAGGAGCTCCCATCAAGACTAGTTCTGGAGAACTAAAGGCTGACTATTATCAAAGG GCTGTTGCTTCTCAACAAATATCTACTGTTTCAACTAAAGATTGGACAAAGCAAGACACTATGCTGACTCAAAACCAGAAGTTGAGCAGTCAGCAACAGGGTCCTAATAATGCGGTTAACATGACATCacaag ATGTCTTACCACAGAGATATGGTCGTACTGTTCCTCATGCCATGAGGTCATCATTCTTTTTTGGT ACTTCTTATGGTGCTGATGCGGACACAAAATCACTTGACAAGCGTCAGTGGTTGGAAGACCTTCGTAAACAAGTAGAGGACAAGAAAGCTCGTGAAGCAGCTGAGAATCAGAGGCGAAAAGTGATAGATGAGGGG GATGCTCTGAGGGACATGCAACATCAGATGTGGCAGAGTGGATCAGCACCGTGTTCTACTGCTCAAATAGTGACTTCTTCTCAagtctatccatctgtttcACAGTTGCCTGCTGCACCACCTGCTATTCAGACTGAATCTCCAGACAAGGCATTTGTTAAAGGCAATGACGAGAG GTCTCATCAGCATCAATATCATGTGCTTCTAGATTCATCTGACATTGAGGAGAAGCGAAGGAGAACTGTAGAGCATtat CAGTTTAATCAGCAGCAATTGGAGGAGAAGCAACGCATAAAACGTGAGCATCAAGAACGTTTAGCAAAAGAGGTAGCAATAGAGGATGCCAGGTTgcacagagagagagaacaaTTGAGACTTCAATATGAAAGAGAACAAGCTGCTgcaagagaaagagaagaaatagCTATAAGAAGACGAGAGCTATTAGAAGAGCAGATAGTGGCAGCTCAAGCTGCAGCTGCaaag GAGAGGCATGCAAGAGTGAGGAGGCATGTTGGTCGTATTTCACCTCTGGAGGTTTTAACAGATAATAGAAACAGAACAG ATGTTGAATTGCCCTCATCTGGAAAAGTGTTGACTTTGCAAGCAAGCCGGCATGTGTTTATGGATAGTCCTTACGTAGAATCTGAGAAGTCAGCATCTATTGACTCCATGCTGGAGTGCGATGTCAGAGCTGTCGATGCAACTTTGTCAATGAGTGAGTTATGTGAGGCAATGCCAAGCACTCCTTGTGATAATTCTGAAGATGTCAAAGCCTTTCAAAAACAGGCAA GTAAAGAACACCAAGGTCCAACATCAGCAGGCATGAAAGTTATTGGCGGCAATCAGAGATACAGGCAGAAGCAGAGTGTCGTTGAATATGGTAGTGCAATGAAAGGAGCgaaaaaacaagaaaagacaCGAAGACACACAATAGCTACTGTAAGGAAGCCATCACATGTAAATCATTCGTCTCGGTTGCCTGTTCCTCAAAGACGGCTAGAAGGAACTCAATTTAGAGTAAAAGCAGATGCTGTTGTGGTGGATGATCCTGCTAGGAGCAAGGATACATCTTCAAGACTACAAGCTGCCTCTTCTTTACGTTGTTTGCAAGAACAAAAGAAGGTTGGTAGTCGCACGATTAAGTCACAGGCTGTTGAAAGGAAGAAAAGCAAGCAGCAAAGAAAATCTGATTACCAGAATTCTGACGAAGACAAGGGCACTGCAGTAGAGCTTAATTCTACAGTTAACACACTGTCTCATGCCATGCATGACAGAGACTCTGTTGCTGGTAAATACGTGACTGATGGACCGTGTGAGTCAGATGATGTTGAAGTTTGTTCATTACCTTCAACTGGTGATGCTTACCATATCCCAGTTCAAAGGACAAGCGTAATTCTGCCAAGAGTTGTGGACAGCATGAGCTCTGAGGCTTCCAAGAGACACTTGACACATGAGACACATGACAAAGGCATGTTACAGAATGTGCGAGCACGAGTTACAAGTGCTGGTGGCACACAGTCCCAACTGCTCTTCAACAGCAATGACAAAAGTGAACTTGTGGAGTTCAAGCATGAGCAGCAAACTGTTTGGCCACATCCTCTCCAGATACCCAGCACTATGTCGCAAGTGTTACAAGAAACGAGACAATACTTGGAGAATAAAAGACATGACAGCCAGCAGGAGCATTGGCAGTTGCAGCCAGGAAGCAACACATTACAAGAG GTAAATGCCACAACCAgcaagagacagagagagataTTGTCTCAACTTGCTTTCCTGCGTCAG GGccttgtcaacaaacagaagcaGTTGGAGGAAGTAATGAGGGACTCCTCTTAA